In the genome of Capra hircus breed San Clemente chromosome 5, ASM170441v1, whole genome shotgun sequence, one region contains:
- the LOC102175276 gene encoding LOW QUALITY PROTEIN: olfactory receptor 6C3-like (The sequence of the model RefSeq protein was modified relative to this genomic sequence to represent the inferred CDS: inserted 1 base in 1 codon) yields MNHTVIIDFVLLGLSDDPDLQIVIFLFLFITYILSVTGNLTIITLTEVDSHLQTPMYFFLRNFSFLEISFTTVCIPKFLGAIITKDKTISYNNXAQLFFFIFMGVTEFYILTAMSYDRYVAICKPLHYTTNMSRKLCSLPVLCAWLGGFLTIFLPLMLLLQLDYCASNVIDHFACDYFPLLQLSCSDTWFLEIIGFYFALVTLLFTLALVILSYMYIVGTILRIPSASQRKKAFSICSSHMIVISISYGSCIFMYANPSAKEKASLTKVVAILNTAVATILNPFIYTLRNQQVKQTFKDMVYKAIFSANKLFFCQL; encoded by the exons atgaaccaCACAGTGATCATAGACTTTGTCCTTCTAGGCCTTTCTGATGATCCTGACCTTCAGATTgtgattttcctctttttatttatcaCATATATATTAAGTGTCACTGGAAACCTGACTATCATCACCCTAACTGAGGTGGACTCCCATCTCCAGACGCCAATGTATTTCTTCCTCCGAAACTTCTCCTTCTTAGAAATCTCCTTTACTACTGTGTGTATCCCTAAATTTCTGGGGGCAATTATTACCAAAGACAAGACTATTTCTTACAACA TAGCCcaactatttttctttattttcatggggGTGACTGAATTTTACATTCTAACCGCCATGTCCTATGACCGCTATGTTGCCATCTGCAAGCCCCTGCATTACACAACCAACATGAGCAGGAAACTCTGCAGCTTGCCTGTGCTCTGTGCTTGGCTGGGTGGGTTTCTGACCATTTTCCTTCCCCTTATGCTTCTCCTCCAGCTGGATTACTGTGCTTCCAATGTCATTGATCACTTTGCATGTGACTATTTCCCCCTTTTACAATTGTCTTGTTCAGATACATGGTTCCTAGAAATAATTGGTTTTTACTTTGCTTTGGTTACCTTGCTATTCACTTTGGCCTTAGTGATTTTGTCATATATGTACATTGTCGGGACTATTCTGAGAATCCCATCTGCCAGTCAGAGAAAAAAGGCCTTCTCCATTTGTTCCTCTCACATGATTGTCATCTCCATCTCCTATGGAAGCTGTATATTCATGTATGCTAATCCCTCAGCCAAAGAAAAAGCATCATTGACAAAAGTAGTGGCTATTCTCAATACCGCTGTGGCCACCATTCTGAACCCCTTCATCTACACCCTGAGAAACCAGCAAGTGAAACAAACCTTCAAAGACATGGTCTATAAAGCAATCTTTTCtgccaataaattatttttttgtcaACTTTAA